The sequence ACATACAATTTCTCTTTGGTTTCAAAAGTAGCCGGAGTGTTGATAGTATCGGTTTGACTAATTGGTGTTTTACGGTATTCACTTTCATAGTAACTATTTTCGCGGTGCACCGGAATCCACCAAACATCATTATTTGATTTAAAAGTGAATTGCGTAATTTCATTCGAAATCTTCACTTTGCCTAAATGAGGCTGTTTTGGGAACGAATAACGAAATCCGACACCATCATCAAAAACTCTAAAAATAATATCCACCAAACGCTCCTCGCCTTTTGCTTCCTTCAAATGAACAATCAATTCATTGTGATGATCACGCACTTTTTTGAATTCGCCCCAAGGCTGTTCCCAAGTTTCATCAGCGGTTTTTTCTTCGGTGGAAACCACTTCAAAACCATCTGTCATTTTTGGGATTCCTTGAAATTCAAAACCTAACAACGAAGGCTCAATCACTGATTTTCCTCCAGAAGTAAAACTATATTGAGGCTGGCCAGAAGCTGTTAATTCAAAAACTAATTCGGTATTTTTTCCAGGAGAACTGATTTTATAAGTCGTTTTTTTAGTACCGCAGGCAAAGAGCAACATTGAGGCCAGCGCCATCAGGCAGTATCTATATTTTATGTTTTTCATTATTTAATTGTATTAATTACAGCTCCTTATTTAATTTCACTTAGTAACTGTTTTGCTTTTGCAGGTTGCATGGAAACAAAATAATTAAAAGCCTGATCCAGTTTTTTCTGCGCATCAGCATTTCCTTTCTTTTCAATTCTCAGATTATAAAGCTTGCTGATATCTGCAAAATAGGATTCGGTGTTTTTTACGCCAGCGAAAGTTTTTACTTTCTCGATGTAATTGTATCCAAATTCTACTGTTGGCTCAAACATGGTTCCTTCACCAAAGTCATTCCAAGTAATCAATTGCAAGTAGCTTAGGTTTGCATTTTTGGCCAAATTAAGTGTTTCGTCAAGTGTTGCTCCATTATTGTGTTCAATGGTCCAGCCAATTGCTGCTCCACCACCGCCTTCGGCATAAAAATCTTTAAAACCAGGATAAGCACTTCCCATTGCTACTGAAAGTTTTGGTTTTGTATTGGTATAAAAATTAGTCAAATGTGTGCTGTTTTTATAAACCCATGCATATTCTCCAGAAGCATTATCTCCAGCTTCTACAGATTGATCCCAAAGTGTCAGGAAAGTAGGTTTTGTTGTCAGTGAGCTAAAAACATTTGTCCATTCTGCAGGCGTTTGCAGTACAATTGGTCCAAAATTCATCAATAAAGGTTTCCCATTTATTTTGATGTAGTTGGCATTGCTAAAGCAATTCGTTTGCAAATAACTTAAATCGGTTTTTGCTGCGCTGGTTACTGAAATTGCTTTTCCTGCATTTACAACATTTGTCGTCACTCGGTCTTCATAAACAATCGCATATTCAAGGCCAACTTTGCTCAACATGGCAATCAATTGTTCGGTATTTTCTTTAACCATTCGGTAATCGTTTACGTCATACGTTCCGTACCAATCGATCAAAACACCATCAATTCCTGAATATTTCATCAATAATAAATGATTTTCAATCACATTTTTGTCGCCCGAATGATATGGCCCGATTAGCGGATAATAATAAGATGCAATTTCTCTGCGGTTGTTTGCTCCTATATTATTTGGATTTTTGTTTGCCATTGTCCAGTGATATCCCCATTTTTTATCGGCACTGCTTTCATTGGTTTCAAACCAAGGCATATAATGAACGTAAATTTTGGTGCTGTTTGTTTTTTCAATCGCAACAGGAGCGAGTGTTTCTGGCTCTGTTGGTTTTTCTGAACCTTTGTCATCACTGCTGCTGCACCCGGCGGCGATCAAAATATTCACGATCCCAAAAAACAATAAGGTGATAGATCTTTTCATATTAATGTAATATTTGTTACGTTTTTTTTGCCACAGATTAAAGGATTAAAAAGGATTTCTTTTTTCTTTAATTGTAATCTGTGAAAATCTCATAATCCGTTGCTAAAAAAGCCAACAGGTCATGATTTTAAAAATATGTCAGCCTTCCACGACTAACCAACATGGAAGACTGACATTCAACAACCTAATAACCAGGATTTTGTACCAGGTTTTTATTTGTAGTCAAAACGGTACTTGGAATTGGGAAAATTGCTCTGTATTTTTCAGTTGTACCTTTTTCCCACCAAGGCAAGAAGAATGTTCCAAAACGAATGTTATCAGTTCTTCTTCTTCCTTCAAAAGTAAATTCCTTAAGCAATTCTTGATCAATAAAATGAAGAT comes from Flavobacterium sp. KACC 22761 and encodes:
- a CDS encoding glycoside hydrolase family 71/99-like protein translates to MKRSITLLFFGIVNILIAAGCSSSDDKGSEKPTEPETLAPVAIEKTNSTKIYVHYMPWFETNESSADKKWGYHWTMANKNPNNIGANNRREIASYYYPLIGPYHSGDKNVIENHLLLMKYSGIDGVLIDWYGTYDVNDYRMVKENTEQLIAMLSKVGLEYAIVYEDRVTTNVVNAGKAISVTSAAKTDLSYLQTNCFSNANYIKINGKPLLMNFGPIVLQTPAEWTNVFSSLTTKPTFLTLWDQSVEAGDNASGEYAWVYKNSTHLTNFYTNTKPKLSVAMGSAYPGFKDFYAEGGGGAAIGWTIEHNNGATLDETLNLAKNANLSYLQLITWNDFGEGTMFEPTVEFGYNYIEKVKTFAGVKNTESYFADISKLYNLRIEKKGNADAQKKLDQAFNYFVSMQPAKAKQLLSEIK